One genomic segment of Novisyntrophococcus fermenticellae includes these proteins:
- a CDS encoding TatD family hydrolase, with product MIFETHAHYDDGAFDEDRDALLKSMDNHGVGCIINVCAALESLDKTRKLMEQYPFVFGAFGLHPDETGDMDEAVMDKIRTFCRMEKAVAVGEIGLDYYWDKEQHQRQIYWFERQMQLAREEGLPVIIHSRDAAADTLDAIKRMHAEEIGGVCHCFSYPKEMAREYIDMGFYIGIGGVVTFKNARKLKEVTAYTPLDRILLETDSPYLTPVPYRGKRNTSLNLTYIAQMISEIKEIDYEEVIAVTENNAKKLFLGETND from the coding sequence ATGATTTTTGAGACGCATGCACATTACGATGATGGAGCTTTTGATGAAGACAGAGATGCCTTGCTGAAATCCATGGATAATCATGGGGTTGGGTGTATCATCAATGTATGTGCCGCTTTGGAGAGCCTTGATAAGACAAGAAAATTGATGGAGCAGTATCCTTTCGTATTCGGGGCTTTCGGATTACATCCGGATGAAACGGGAGATATGGATGAAGCTGTGATGGACAAAATCCGTACGTTTTGCAGGATGGAAAAAGCGGTTGCTGTCGGAGAAATCGGATTGGATTATTACTGGGATAAAGAACAGCATCAAAGGCAGATTTACTGGTTTGAACGCCAGATGCAACTGGCAAGAGAAGAAGGACTGCCTGTTATTATCCATAGCAGGGATGCGGCAGCAGATACACTGGATGCCATAAAGCGAATGCATGCAGAGGAAATCGGCGGCGTCTGCCACTGTTTCTCATATCCCAAAGAGATGGCAAGGGAATATATCGACATGGGATTTTATATAGGAATTGGAGGCGTTGTAACTTTTAAGAACGCGAGAAAATTAAAAGAGGTGACAGCTTATACTCCTTTGGACAGAATTTTGCTTGAGACAGACAGTCCGTATCTGACTCCGGTTCCTTACCGCGGGAAGAGAAATACCTCTTTAAATTTAACATATATTGCGCAGATGATTTCAGAAATCAAGGAGATTGATTACGAGGAAGTCATTGCAGTAACTGAAAACAATGCAAAAAAGTTATTTTTAGGAGAAACCAATGATTAG
- a CDS encoding LacI family DNA-binding transcriptional regulator codes for MVTIKEIANTLGLSTTTVSNVIHGKTKEVSEDTIERVKEILKKYEYVPNINARNLAKNNSRIIGIALKSRKGHFIGKNYIKDAFTSELVGAIERAVKDAGYFLMIYISDNIAETLSYISTWNVDGLILLGMMNEDCSKIKKKYKKPMVFVDTYFYQEAREFCNVGLEDKEGSYQITKYVISQGHKKIAFVSDVCIAVEAMRYDGYQKAMEEAGLECSEADIIYISEEDVKSEAKEKTGLQSILEACRKYTAFVCSTDFHASAVISYLYDHGIKVPEDVSVTGFDDNYYSKFVRPRLTTVHQDPEQKGRIAVEMLIQQLKGSEPEKKNVILPIELKIRDSVKRIL; via the coding sequence ATGGTAACAATTAAGGAAATTGCAAATACGCTTGGCCTCAGCACGACAACAGTGTCCAACGTAATTCATGGAAAGACAAAAGAAGTGTCCGAGGATACAATAGAACGGGTAAAAGAAATACTGAAAAAATATGAATATGTTCCCAATATCAATGCCAGAAATCTGGCCAAAAATAATTCCAGAATTATTGGAATAGCACTAAAATCAAGAAAAGGGCATTTTATTGGAAAGAACTACATCAAGGATGCGTTTACTTCAGAACTTGTTGGTGCCATTGAGCGTGCCGTAAAAGATGCCGGATATTTTTTAATGATTTATATTTCTGATAATATTGCAGAGACTCTCAGTTATATCTCTACATGGAATGTGGATGGCTTAATTTTGCTGGGTATGATGAATGAGGATTGTTCGAAAATCAAAAAAAAATACAAAAAACCTATGGTTTTTGTGGATACATATTTCTATCAGGAAGCCAGGGAATTCTGCAATGTAGGGCTGGAAGACAAAGAGGGCTCTTATCAGATTACAAAATATGTCATCAGCCAGGGACATAAGAAGATAGCATTTGTATCGGATGTCTGTATTGCGGTAGAAGCAATGAGATATGACGGCTATCAGAAAGCTATGGAGGAAGCCGGGCTGGAATGCTCTGAGGCGGATATTATTTACATTTCCGAAGAAGATGTAAAATCAGAGGCAAAAGAAAAAACAGGCCTGCAGTCCATTCTGGAAGCATGCAGAAAATATACGGCATTTGTCTGTTCAACTGATTTTCATGCATCTGCGGTCATCAGTTATCTGTATGACCATGGGATAAAAGTACCGGAGGATGTTTCCGTAACAGGATTTGATGATAATTATTACAGCAAGTTTGTGAGGCCGAGGCTGACCACTGTACACCAGGATCCCGAACAAAAAGGCAGGATTGCAGTTGAAATGCTGATACAGCAGCTTAAGGGGAGTGAGCCGGAGAAAAAAAACGTTATTTTGCCTATAGAATTAAAGATACGAGACAGTGTAAAACGAATTCTATAA
- a CDS encoding ABC transporter substrate-binding protein: MKKKMISALLAALMGATLLAGCGAEGKNTDKSDSVSKGSADAIRIVNGKIEIDKALKAYAKDYEERTGQKVVIESLGGGADIQGTLKSYKASDNMPDLFVIGGRGDFANWKDYVADLGDCKWASETNFAFKGDDGKVVGFPYAVEGYGITYNADILKKAGVDPTSLTNYDAFKNAFETIDAKKDELGLSAVCSVAAESGQMYWSTGNHLFGYYLSGGLKREDNQYFDEMLKGKLDTDRAAQFADFFKLLCDYSDKQVLISGTYDDQLALFAQGKSAFITEGNWIDPSLPDYDATFDCGIAPLAFTKEDMTSVLADSPSWWCAYKDGKNLDAVKAFLDDLALSEEGQKCLITDCGMISPYNNSTIKPEAPLAKSLQAYVDGGNTSSWAWSNMPEGIAQKATGVVFESYAKGDIDKDTFVKTLQSTIADYVAQSQQ; this comes from the coding sequence ATGAAAAAGAAAATGATTTCAGCCTTATTAGCAGCATTGATGGGCGCCACGCTTCTGGCAGGCTGTGGAGCAGAAGGTAAAAACACCGATAAAAGTGATAGTGTTTCGAAAGGCTCCGCCGATGCAATCCGTATCGTGAACGGAAAGATTGAGATTGATAAAGCATTAAAAGCATATGCAAAAGATTACGAAGAAAGAACAGGCCAGAAAGTTGTAATCGAATCCCTCGGAGGTGGTGCTGATATACAGGGAACGCTAAAGTCATATAAGGCCTCAGATAATATGCCAGACTTATTTGTTATCGGCGGACGGGGGGATTTTGCAAACTGGAAGGATTACGTGGCAGATTTAGGAGATTGTAAATGGGCATCTGAGACAAACTTTGCTTTTAAAGGTGATGACGGAAAAGTGGTAGGCTTTCCCTATGCGGTGGAAGGATATGGAATTACTTATAATGCGGATATTTTGAAGAAAGCCGGAGTAGATCCCACGTCTCTTACAAATTACGATGCATTCAAAAATGCTTTTGAGACTATTGATGCAAAGAAGGATGAACTCGGCCTGTCAGCCGTTTGCTCCGTGGCAGCGGAGTCTGGCCAGATGTACTGGTCAACGGGCAACCATCTGTTTGGATACTATCTGTCCGGCGGGCTAAAAAGAGAAGATAATCAGTATTTTGACGAAATGCTAAAAGGTAAGCTTGACACAGACAGAGCGGCTCAGTTTGCAGATTTCTTCAAGCTGTTATGCGATTATTCCGACAAGCAGGTATTAATTTCCGGCACTTACGATGATCAGCTTGCTTTATTTGCACAGGGAAAGTCCGCATTTATTACAGAGGGGAATTGGATTGATCCATCCCTTCCTGACTACGATGCAACCTTTGACTGTGGTATCGCACCGCTTGCCTTTACAAAGGAAGATATGACAAGTGTTTTGGCCGACTCTCCGTCATGGTGGTGTGCATACAAAGACGGCAAGAATCTGGACGCTGTAAAGGCATTCCTGGATGACCTTGCACTTTCAGAAGAGGGGCAGAAATGCCTGATTACAGACTGCGGCATGATTTCCCCTTACAACAACAGTACAATAAAACCGGAGGCACCGCTTGCAAAGAGCCTGCAGGCCTATGTCGACGGGGGAAATACTTCTTCCTGGGCGTGGTCCAACATGCCGGAAGGTATCGCCCAGAAAGCCACAGGAGTTGTATTTGAATCCTACGCAAAGGGTGACATTGATAAAGATACATTTGTAAAAACATTACAGTCTACAATTGCAGATTATGTAGCTCAGTCCCAGCAATGA
- a CDS encoding carbohydrate ABC transporter permease — translation MNKKKPAAIGLLAVGIAAAVAALYMDITKADNNFRGPLLIIGLTLLIMGIYFFPTRKHRKIINALFLLPLVFTFAVTVLIPFASGIFYSLTDWNGIDYTKFVGFSNYITMFKSMDYLYSLLITVIFTVINMIFVNIFAFSLALLCTSKLKLKGFYQAAYFLPNLIGGIVLGYVWQFIFNKVLTVAIAGSDSMLTDPNLAFVAILIVSTWQYAGYIMMIYVTGLTGVPKDILEASNVDGAGAATTLFKIKMPMIANTFTVCIFLTLVNSFKQFDLNLAITNGAPARVLGDKIIQSTEFLALNIYNTAIGKNKYALGQTKAVVFFVILAIISLTQVSISKKREVEM, via the coding sequence ATGAATAAAAAGAAACCGGCAGCCATAGGTCTGTTGGCCGTTGGTATTGCTGCAGCGGTGGCTGCACTATACATGGATATTACCAAAGCAGATAACAATTTTCGGGGGCCTTTGCTGATCATTGGTCTGACTTTGCTAATTATGGGAATCTACTTTTTCCCTACAAGGAAACACAGAAAAATAATTAATGCATTATTTTTACTACCATTAGTATTTACATTTGCAGTGACCGTATTAATTCCATTTGCATCAGGTATTTTTTATTCATTAACAGACTGGAATGGAATTGACTATACTAAGTTTGTGGGCTTTTCAAATTATATAACAATGTTTAAATCTATGGATTATTTGTATTCACTGCTTATTACAGTGATTTTCACAGTTATTAATATGATTTTTGTTAACATCTTTGCATTTTCCCTGGCACTGTTATGTACATCCAAGCTGAAGTTAAAAGGCTTTTACCAGGCGGCATATTTCCTGCCAAATCTGATCGGCGGTATCGTATTGGGATATGTATGGCAGTTTATCTTTAATAAAGTCCTTACCGTGGCTATCGCAGGATCAGACTCTATGCTGACAGATCCCAATCTGGCCTTTGTTGCAATATTGATTGTGAGCACCTGGCAATACGCAGGGTATATCATGATGATTTATGTAACAGGACTGACAGGAGTTCCCAAAGATATACTGGAGGCATCTAATGTGGATGGTGCCGGTGCGGCAACCACACTTTTTAAAATAAAGATGCCCATGATAGCTAATACGTTTACCGTATGTATTTTTTTAACACTGGTGAACTCCTTTAAGCAGTTTGACCTGAACCTGGCTATCACAAATGGTGCACCGGCCAGAGTTTTAGGAGATAAGATTATCCAGTCCACAGAATTCCTGGCATTGAACATTTACAATACGGCAATCGGAAAGAATAAATATGCTTTAGGGCAGACAAAGGCAGTTGTATTCTTTGTTATACTGGCAATTATATCGTTGACTCAGGTATCTATCAGTAAAAAGCGGGAGGTTGAGATGTAA
- a CDS encoding carbohydrate ABC transporter permease, whose product MRAQKRKRLITEIVAFIIAIIVLIPFFLVIINSAKSSADIVTSPIAIPANWGQMLENMKNVINNQNFSYWSSFGSSLIITVVSLALLTVTSSMAAWVLCRNKTRWSNFIFMMFVSAMVIPFQVVMLPLLSTFRGISDFTGVQMLSSYKGIIFAYLGFGGAMSVFILHGFIKNIPYELEEAALIDGCTPERTFFNIIFPLLKPVQVTILILNGLWIWNDFLLPSLMLGLNGRIKTLPVAVTSFVGSYVKQWDLILTAAFLAMIPIIILFLFAQKQIIQGMVEGAIK is encoded by the coding sequence ATGAGAGCACAGAAAAGAAAAAGATTAATTACAGAAATCGTTGCTTTTATAATTGCAATTATTGTCTTAATACCATTTTTTCTGGTGATTATCAACTCCGCAAAATCCAGTGCGGATATTGTTACCAGTCCGATTGCCATACCCGCAAACTGGGGACAGATGCTGGAAAACATGAAAAATGTTATCAATAATCAGAACTTCAGTTACTGGTCATCTTTTGGCAGTTCTCTGATTATCACGGTGGTATCACTGGCTCTTTTGACCGTTACATCCAGTATGGCCGCATGGGTCCTTTGCAGAAATAAGACAAGGTGGTCTAACTTTATTTTTATGATGTTTGTATCTGCCATGGTTATTCCTTTTCAGGTAGTTATGCTTCCGCTTTTATCAACGTTCAGGGGGATTTCAGATTTTACGGGCGTTCAAATGCTAAGCAGTTATAAGGGGATTATCTTCGCATATCTGGGATTCGGTGGCGCGATGTCCGTCTTTATTTTACATGGATTTATCAAGAATATACCGTATGAACTGGAAGAAGCCGCACTGATTGACGGGTGTACGCCGGAGAGGACATTTTTTAATATTATATTCCCATTACTGAAGCCGGTACAGGTTACCATATTAATTCTGAATGGCCTGTGGATATGGAATGACTTCCTGCTTCCATCTCTGATGCTTGGACTGAACGGAAGAATCAAGACTTTGCCTGTAGCTGTGACAAGTTTCGTTGGTTCCTATGTAAAACAGTGGGACTTGATTCTGACAGCGGCATTCCTTGCTATGATACCGATTATTATATTGTTCCTGTTTGCTCAGAAACAAATTATTCAGGGAATGGTAGAAGGTGCAATAAAATAA
- the metG gene encoding methionine--tRNA ligase, producing MKDQKYYITTAIAYTSGKPHIGNTYEIVLADSIARFKRQQGYDVFFQTGTDEHGQKIELKADELGITPKELVDEIAGEVKHIWDMMDTSYDKFIRTTDADHEAQVQKIFKKLYDQGDIYKGYYEGMYCTPCESFFTESQLVDGKCPDCGGEVTPAKEEAYFFKMSKYAQRLIDHINTHPEFIQPVSRKNEMMNNFLLPGLQDLCVSRTSFTWGIPVTFDPKHVVYVWLDALTNYITGIGYDCDGNSTKQFENLWPADLHLIGKDIIRFHTIYWPIFLMALDLPLPKQVFGHPWLLQGDGKMSKSKGNVIYADDLVSLFGVDAVRYFVLHEMPFENDGVITWELMVERMNSELANTLGNLVNRTISMSNKYFEGVIRNYDISEEIDTEFKTVITGTRDKVSEKMEGLRAADALTEIFNLFKRCNKYIDETVPWVLAKEESKEERLSTVLYNLVEGICIGANLLEPFMPATTARILEQLNASRRSYDELSDFGLYVTEYKVTEKPEILFQRLDAKEVLEKVEAMKPKACKEQEETLIDIEPKEEITFEKFGEMQFQVGEIIACEAVKKSRKLLCSQVKIGSQIKQIVSGIKADYTPEEMVGKKVMVLVNLKPAKLAGVLSEGMLLCAEDEEGKLSLMIPEKDMPAGAEIN from the coding sequence GTGAAAGATCAAAAATATTATATAACCACCGCAATTGCATATACATCCGGTAAACCACATATCGGCAATACTTACGAAATCGTTTTGGCTGACAGCATTGCCAGATTTAAAAGGCAGCAGGGATATGATGTGTTTTTCCAGACAGGAACAGATGAGCATGGCCAGAAGATAGAGTTAAAGGCAGATGAATTGGGAATTACACCGAAAGAACTGGTAGATGAGATAGCAGGCGAAGTTAAACATATCTGGGATATGATGGATACCTCTTATGATAAATTTATCCGTACGACGGATGCAGACCATGAAGCCCAGGTTCAGAAGATATTTAAAAAGCTCTATGACCAGGGAGATATCTATAAAGGATACTATGAGGGCATGTACTGCACACCCTGCGAATCCTTTTTTACCGAGTCGCAGTTAGTGGACGGCAAGTGTCCGGACTGTGGAGGTGAAGTTACACCTGCAAAAGAGGAGGCGTATTTCTTTAAGATGAGCAAATATGCTCAGAGGCTGATTGACCATATTAATACGCATCCGGAATTTATCCAGCCGGTTTCCAGGAAGAATGAGATGATGAATAATTTTCTTTTGCCGGGACTCCAGGATCTCTGCGTATCCCGTACTTCCTTTACATGGGGAATTCCGGTTACTTTTGATCCTAAGCATGTGGTTTACGTATGGCTGGATGCATTAACAAATTATATTACGGGAATTGGATACGACTGTGACGGAAACAGTACAAAGCAGTTTGAGAATCTATGGCCCGCAGATCTTCATCTGATTGGAAAGGACATCATACGTTTTCATACCATCTATTGGCCTATTTTCCTTATGGCGTTAGATCTTCCTCTGCCGAAGCAGGTATTTGGCCATCCCTGGCTTTTGCAGGGGGATGGAAAGATGAGCAAATCGAAGGGAAATGTGATCTATGCGGATGATCTGGTCTCTCTGTTCGGGGTGGATGCGGTACGTTACTTTGTACTCCATGAGATGCCTTTCGAGAATGACGGAGTGATAACCTGGGAGCTGATGGTGGAGAGGATGAACTCTGAACTTGCAAATACCCTGGGCAATCTGGTGAACCGTACGATATCTATGTCTAATAAGTATTTTGAAGGAGTTATCCGGAACTATGATATTTCAGAAGAAATAGATACAGAGTTCAAAACAGTGATTACGGGTACCCGGGACAAGGTGTCTGAAAAGATGGAAGGCTTAAGGGCTGCAGATGCGCTCACAGAGATCTTTAACCTGTTCAAGCGATGTAATAAGTATATTGATGAAACGGTGCCATGGGTTTTGGCGAAGGAGGAATCGAAGGAGGAGCGGTTATCCACAGTGTTGTACAATCTTGTGGAAGGAATCTGTATTGGAGCAAACCTTCTGGAGCCTTTTATGCCAGCTACTACTGCCCGCATATTGGAACAATTAAATGCATCCCGGCGCTCATATGATGAATTGTCAGATTTTGGACTGTATGTTACTGAATATAAGGTAACCGAAAAACCGGAAATTCTCTTTCAGAGACTGGATGCGAAAGAAGTACTTGAGAAAGTTGAAGCCATGAAGCCCAAGGCTTGTAAAGAACAGGAAGAAACACTCATTGACATTGAACCAAAGGAAGAGATAACATTTGAAAAATTTGGGGAAATGCAGTTTCAGGTGGGTGAAATTATTGCCTGTGAAGCGGTTAAAAAGTCAAGAAAGCTGCTCTGCTCACAAGTTAAGATAGGAAGTCAGATAAAGCAGATTGTGTCAGGAATAAAAGCAGATTATACACCCGAAGAGATGGTAGGCAAAAAGGTTATGGTTCTTGTAAACCTGAAACCGGCGAAGCTGGCTGGTGTATTGTCAGAAGGAATGCTTCTGTGTGCAGAAGACGAGGAAGGGAAACTGTCCCTTATGATTCCTGAGAAGGACATGCCGGCAGGAGCAGAAATCAACTAG
- a CDS encoding Fur family transcriptional regulator: protein MQALKYSRQRESIKELLMARHDHPTADMIYTDIREIYPNISLGTVYRNLSLLSDIGEIKKITTGDGADRYDADTHPHNHFICRLCKNVMDLKMEDIGYIKKSASKDFDGIIEDYSVIFYGICALCKDCHKEH from the coding sequence ATGCAAGCGTTAAAATATAGCAGGCAACGTGAATCCATTAAAGAACTACTGATGGCCCGGCACGATCACCCTACTGCTGATATGATTTATACCGATATACGTGAAATCTATCCGAATATCAGTCTTGGAACCGTTTACCGAAATCTTTCTCTGTTATCCGATATAGGAGAGATAAAAAAGATTACGACCGGTGATGGTGCAGACCGTTACGACGCTGATACACACCCCCACAATCATTTTATCTGCAGGCTGTGCAAAAACGTGATGGACCTGAAGATGGAAGACATTGGTTATATAAAAAAATCTGCATCAAAAGATTTTGATGGAATTATTGAAGATTATTCCGTCATTTTCTATGGAATATGTGCTTTATGTAAGGATTGCCATAAAGAACACTGA
- a CDS encoding NADH peroxidase, with translation MKKFVCSVCGYVYEGESAPEQCPICKAPASKFVEQSGEMTWASEHVVGVAADVPDDIKKDLRANFEGECSEVGMYLAMSRVAHREGYPEIGLYWEKAALEEAEHAAKFAELLGEVVTDSTKKNLEMRVEAENGATAGKTDLAKRAKAANLDAIHDTVHEMARDEARHGKAFAGLLKRYFE, from the coding sequence ATGAAGAAATTTGTATGTAGTGTATGCGGTTATGTTTATGAAGGAGAGTCTGCACCGGAGCAATGTCCGATCTGTAAAGCACCGGCTTCTAAGTTTGTTGAGCAAAGCGGCGAGATGACATGGGCTTCCGAGCATGTTGTAGGCGTTGCTGCTGATGTTCCGGATGATATCAAAAAAGACTTGAGAGCAAACTTTGAGGGCGAATGTTCAGAAGTTGGTATGTATCTTGCCATGTCTCGTGTTGCTCATCGTGAAGGATATCCTGAAATCGGTCTATATTGGGAAAAAGCAGCTTTAGAAGAGGCTGAACATGCTGCAAAATTTGCAGAACTGTTAGGTGAAGTTGTAACAGACAGTACAAAGAAAAACCTGGAGATGCGTGTAGAAGCGGAAAATGGTGCTACTGCCGGCAAGACAGATCTTGCAAAACGTGCAAAAGCTGCTAATCTGGATGCAATCCATGATACCGTACATGAGATGGCAAGAGATGAGGCCCGTCATGGTAAAGCATTTGCAGGATTATTAAAACGTTATTTCGAATAA
- the rbr gene encoding rubrerythrin — MSQYKGTKTEQNLMDAFSGESQARNKYTFYASAAKKAGYEQLAALYQETADQEKEHAKMWFKEFHGIGDIEENLKDAAAGENYEWTDMYARMAKEAREEGFKALAAKFEGVAKVEAAHERRYNKLLESYLNDKTFKEDAPLGWKCRNCGYIYEGENAPEVCPVCAHPKAYFERKVENY, encoded by the coding sequence ATGTCACAATACAAAGGGACTAAAACAGAACAAAATTTAATGGATGCTTTTTCAGGTGAATCCCAGGCACGCAATAAATATACATTCTATGCTTCAGCCGCCAAAAAAGCCGGCTATGAGCAGCTTGCAGCACTGTATCAGGAAACTGCTGATCAGGAAAAAGAACACGCAAAGATGTGGTTTAAGGAGTTTCACGGTATCGGTGATATCGAGGAAAATCTGAAGGATGCTGCTGCCGGTGAGAACTACGAATGGACGGATATGTATGCCCGTATGGCAAAGGAAGCCCGCGAAGAGGGATTTAAAGCACTGGCCGCTAAATTTGAAGGAGTTGCAAAGGTTGAAGCTGCTCATGAAAGACGTTACAATAAGCTGTTGGAGTCCTATCTTAATGATAAAACCTTTAAAGAGGATGCTCCACTCGGCTGGAAATGCCGTAACTGCGGTTATATTTACGAAGGAGAAAATGCTCCAGAAGTATGTCCGGTATGCGCCCATCCCAAGGCTTACTTCGAACGTAAAGTTGAGAATTATTAA
- a CDS encoding cob(I)yrinic acid a,c-diamide adenosyltransferase, whose product MEKQTGFIHIYCGDGKGKTTCGMGLCTRAAGYGYKVLIYQFMKDNRTSERKVLEALDNVTFIDGLESEKFSFRLSSEEKAERKTYYESQFKDIIQLAESGCYDILFLDEILYAIGSKLFDETLLLDFLCRKPPHLEVILTGQNPSQALIDAADYVSFIQKVKHPFDKGIPARKGIER is encoded by the coding sequence ATGGAAAAGCAAACAGGATTCATCCATATTTACTGTGGCGATGGAAAAGGCAAAACAACCTGTGGCATGGGTTTGTGTACCAGAGCAGCGGGTTATGGATATAAAGTATTGATCTATCAGTTCATGAAAGACAACAGGACAAGCGAAAGAAAGGTTCTGGAAGCTCTGGATAACGTCACATTTATTGATGGTCTGGAGTCTGAAAAATTCAGTTTTCGGTTGTCATCGGAAGAAAAAGCCGAGCGAAAAACATATTATGAGTCTCAGTTCAAAGATATCATCCAACTGGCTGAATCAGGCTGCTACGACATTCTTTTTCTTGACGAGATCCTTTATGCAATTGGTTCAAAACTGTTTGACGAGACACTTCTTTTGGACTTTCTTTGCCGTAAACCACCTCATCTGGAAGTCATACTTACCGGACAAAATCCCAGCCAGGCTTTGATAGATGCAGCCGATTATGTTTCTTTCATACAAAAAGTAAAACACCCTTTTGATAAAGGAATTCCTGCAAGAAAAGGAATCGAACGATAA
- a CDS encoding DUF1002 domain-containing protein, translated as MRKKMFKKGMAVFISALTVLTTICVPAAADSIADKPYLALGADLKEDEKTKVLELLDVKEEDLENYTVVTVTNADEHKYLDAYLSASVIGSRALSSVKVIEKESGNGLQVTTKNITYCTKVMYQNALATAGLKDADITVAGPFNISGTAALVGAMEAYSKMTGKTLDSDNVDTATDELVTTSQIAEEIGDQDKAEELIGAVKNAVVAEEIKNPEKIEEKIEETADKLEVTLTDDQIQQIRLLMEKISKLDLNIDSLKEQAKGLYDKLSKLDVDLNINQKEVDGFFAQIGSWFEGLWKQIKSWFE; from the coding sequence ATGAGAAAAAAGATGTTTAAAAAAGGAATGGCAGTATTTATATCTGCCCTTACTGTTCTTACCACTATCTGTGTTCCGGCGGCGGCAGACAGTATAGCCGACAAACCATATCTGGCCCTTGGAGCTGATCTGAAGGAAGATGAAAAGACGAAGGTGCTGGAACTGCTGGATGTTAAAGAAGAGGATTTGGAAAATTATACTGTAGTAACTGTTACGAACGCGGATGAGCACAAGTACCTGGACGCTTATTTAAGTGCCAGTGTGATTGGCAGCCGGGCACTTTCTTCTGTAAAAGTGATTGAGAAAGAGTCAGGAAACGGACTTCAGGTAACTACAAAGAATATTACATATTGTACGAAGGTCATGTACCAGAATGCTTTGGCTACTGCAGGGCTTAAAGATGCGGATATAACAGTTGCAGGACCATTCAACATTTCCGGAACAGCGGCTTTGGTAGGCGCGATGGAAGCATATTCTAAGATGACCGGAAAAACACTTGATTCCGACAACGTGGATACAGCTACGGATGAACTTGTGACTACAAGCCAGATTGCAGAGGAAATCGGTGATCAGGATAAGGCTGAGGAACTGATTGGTGCTGTTAAAAATGCGGTAGTTGCAGAGGAGATTAAGAATCCGGAAAAGATAGAAGAAAAAATAGAGGAAACGGCCGATAAGCTGGAAGTCACTTTGACCGACGATCAGATTCAGCAGATTCGTCTTCTGATGGAGAAAATATCCAAACTGGACCTTAATATTGACAGCCTGAAAGAACAGGCCAAAGGTTTATACGATAAACTGAGCAAGCTGGATGTTGACCTGAACATCAACCAGAAGGAGGTAGATGGATTTTTTGCACAAATTGGGAGTTGGTTTGAGGGTCTTTGGAAACAAATAAAGTCCTGGTTTGAATGA